GCCCAGGCCGGTTCACCGGGGAGCAGGATGTGGTTGACGCTTTCCAGCACGACCAGTTCGGCGCCGGGGATATTGGCGGCAAGCCTGTGCCCTTCGGACAGGGGATGCACCGAGTCGTTGCGGCTGTGCAAAATGAGGGTCGGCACTTTGATATGGGCCAACTGCTCGGCCACGGAAAACCGGTCAATCGCCAGCCGGATGCGGACCGCGTTTTCCGGTGAGGTGGAGGCCAGTTGTATGGCCACGAGATCGGCAAGCTGTTCCGCCGTAGCGCCGGGGCAGAAAAGGGAGGTGAATGCGCCCATGAACGCGCTTTGCGGTTTTCCCCAGCCTTCGCGCATCAGGGTCATCATCGCATCGGCGGCTTCGGCCGATTGGCCTTCATCGCGCAATGCCCGCCCTTGGGCATAGCCGCCATAGAGAACGAGGCAGCTTACCCGCTCAGGGTGGGTGGCGGCGAATTGGACCGCGATGGGAACGCCTTGTGAGAGCGCGACGAGCGGAAACCGGTCAAGCCCGGCGGCATCCGCGACCGCTTTGAGATCGGCGACGTGATGATCGAGGCTGACTCCGGTCAGAACAGGGGCGGACAGGCCGGTGCCCCGTTGATCATAGCGGATGAGTGTATGATTTGCGCCAAGCGCATCCAGATAGGGCCGCCAGATCCGGCTGGCCCAGTCCCGCTCCAGATGGGTGAGGAAATGACCGGCGCGCAGGAGGCTCGGGCCGGTGCCGGAAGCCGCATAGGCGAGCTTGGTGCCATCCGCAGAGGTGGCGAAGCGCACCCTTTGGCGGGGGCTGTGCGGTGGCGTGCTGGCGCGCACGCCCTCGTCTTGGGTTGAGACCGGGGTGACAAGTTGCAAGCCCCGTCGCGGCACCGTTTTGATGATTGCCTGTGCCTTGCCATTATCGCCCACCGCCTTGCGGGCGGCATTGATGCGCGCGCTGATCGCACTTTCCGAGACGATACGGCCTTGCCAGACCTCATCAATGATCTGATCGCG
This is a stretch of genomic DNA from Aquicoccus sp. G2-2. It encodes these proteins:
- a CDS encoding alpha/beta fold hydrolase, yielding MRYQFADCSLDTARHTLTRDGAPVDIEPQVFDLLHLLVRNGQALVTRDQIIDEVWQGRIVSESAISARINAARKAVGDNGKAQAIIKTVPRRGLQLVTPVSTQDEGVRASTPPHSPRQRVRFATSADGTKLAYAASGTGPSLLRAGHFLTHLERDWASRIWRPYLDALGANHTLIRYDQRGTGLSAPVLTGVSLDHHVADLKAVADAAGLDRFPLVALSQGVPIAVQFAATHPERVSCLVLYGGYAQGRALRDEGQSAEAADAMMTLMREGWGKPQSAFMGAFTSLFCPGATAEQLADLVAIQLASTSPENAVRIRLAIDRFSVAEQLAHIKVPTLILHSRNDSVHPLSEGHRLAANIPGAELVVLESVNHILLPGEPAWAEWVNEIHDFLHRCGDMPG